ATAAATATTTGTAGGAATGGATAATAATGAAATTGAAAAGAAACTTGAATCGAAAAACGTCAAACCAACAGCCATGCGGACATTGGTTTACAAAACACTTACTGATTCGGGCAAAGCGTTGAGCCTGGCAGATTTGGAGCAACGATTTGAAAAAGTGGAGCGTTCAACCATTTTCCGGGCGCTAAAAACATTTGAAGACAATTTCATCGTGCATACAGTTGATGATGGTTCAGGCTCGGTGAAGTATGCTGTTTGTGATGAGGATTGTACATGTAATATACATGACCTGCATGTTCATTTTTATTGTACGCGCTGTGGCAGGACACGTTGCATGAAAGAACTTCCAATTCCCAACATTAAACTGCCTGAAGGATACACCTATGATAATGCGCAATTCATTATTAACGGCGTGTGTCCACGCTGTGATTAAACTTTGCAATAGTGTTGCACTAACTTATTGGTAATTTTGATGTTGAAATTATTGGAATGTTTAACATTAAAAATTATTTGTTATGAAAACAAGAAATTTTAAATTGACTTTTTTTATCGCGGGATTAATTATTTTTTCTGCATCGCAGGCAATGGCGCAGCCGCATTGTTGTAACTCAAATTGGTCGGCAACCGCTGATGCCCAATGGTGGAATTACAACACCCCGGCGGAATATGCCTTATCAGCCGAACAAATTACGGAAATCAATGAGCTACGTAAAAACAGTTACGAGAAAAAGCTGCCGATTGAAAACGAGCTTCGCAATTTAAGGATGGAATACCAGGCAGCAAATTCAAATCCCGACCTGGATGT
This is a stretch of genomic DNA from Candidatus Woesearchaeota archaeon. It encodes these proteins:
- a CDS encoding transcriptional repressor, coding for MDNNEIEKKLESKNVKPTAMRTLVYKTLTDSGKALSLADLEQRFEKVERSTIFRALKTFEDNFIVHTVDDGSGSVKYAVCDEDCTCNIHDLHVHFYCTRCGRTRCMKELPIPNIKLPEGYTYDNAQFIINGVCPRCD